From a region of the Archocentrus centrarchus isolate MPI-CPG fArcCen1 chromosome 18, fArcCen1, whole genome shotgun sequence genome:
- the LOC115797553 gene encoding placenta-specific gene 8 protein-like — MLQQVVQVQPQGKVEEEGQWSTGLCECYKDMGDCCFALCCLPVFTCKVTSAVGVCPCLPLLDCIGCVPPASLAMRASVRERYGIKGSVWSDCLYGCCCYPLSWLQISRELKRRAASHASSSSARYTPLTSLQGAHLV, encoded by the exons ATGTTGCAACAGGTGGTCCAGGTTCAGCCACAGGGCAAGGTTGAGGAGGAGGGCCAGTGGAGCACTGGCCTGTGTGAGTGCTACAAAGACATGGGTGACT GTTGTTTCGCCCTGTGCTGCCTCCCAGTCTTTACCTGTAAAGTCACCAGTGCAGTGGGAGTGTGTCCCTGCCTGCCTCTGCTTGACTGTATAGGCTGTGTACCACCAGCTTCTCTGGCCATGAGGGCTTCTGTCAGAGAGCGATATGGCATAAAG GGGAGTGTGTGGAGTGACTGCCTGTATGGATGCTGCTGCTATCCGCTATCTTGGCTCCAAATCTCCAGGGAGCTGAAGAGAAGAGCAGCATCCCACGCCTCTTCTTCCTCAGCCAGATACACCCCTCTAACATCCCTGCAGGGGGCGCACTTGGTCTAG